In the genome of Maribacter forsetii DSM 18668, the window ATGCTTCTGGTCTAGAAGGGCGTTGTGGCGGATTTGGAAATGAGAAAAGTTCAATAATATACTCCCCATTCAAAGCTAAATCTAACTTGTACGACTGTCGTTCTTCACGATAGACTTCACGTATAATTTCTAAACCTAAAACATCTATATAGAATTGTTTAGAAATTTCATAATTAGAGCAAATGATTGCGGTATGGTGTACTTTGTTCATTAGTTTGTGTGGTAGTTTTATTAGAATGTAAATTGTATTGTGGACGCCATATAAAATCAGCAAAACAAATTTTATAATAATATCTAAGATTGTTTTTGCTTTTAGTAAATCCAAAGAAATCATGCATTTTTAGTGAGAATTGTTTGTCATTCTTCTGATAATTTTAAAATTTAATTCATAAAATTTTATTTTTCCTAACTCCTAACTCCTAACTCCTAACTCCTAACTCCTAACTCCTAACTCCTAACTCCTAACTCCTAACTCCTAACTCCTAACTCCTAACTTTCAGCTATTCCTGAGCTTCATATAACTTCATCGATTTCAAATAATTTTGAGCTCCCTCCAATGTCATGTCATTCACAAAACCATCTAATTCGTTATGATTCAATTGTATCCAATTTATTAAGGAATCTCGACGTTGCGACCATGTATCCCAATTCACATCAAAATACTCTAGTTCTTCAATCTTAGAAATTCTTCCAGATGTAAAGGATACTTTGACTTTCAGCTTAAGCGGATTGTTTTTTAAAAAAGCATTACGAGTATTATTCTGAGTAATAGTGGCTATAACGTCATTGTTCTTTTCTTCAGTTTCAAGTATTTCATATGACGGATTAAAAATGGAATCCCATTTATAAAACTCATTAAAACTATTCTTGTCAAATGGCATAACAAAATCACCGGGGATTAATGTAATACTATCATGAATTACTGTTTTTAGCTTTTCGAAATCGCCAGAATCAAAAGCTTTATAATATGTAGTAACAGTTTCTTTACGACTTAACTCCTTATTGCCGCAACCGAACAATAATCCTATTACGAATAGCACAAGAAATGTGTTTTTCATTATTTCTTTAGTTTAACGATTCTACCATCTCTTTGATCTTCACCGCTTTTTCAAAATGGTCTAATTTGTGTTCTAAAATCCACCATTGAGCCACTTCCATCAAAAGCTCAGGATTGTCGTTTTTGTTCTTAAAAAATGCATAGAAAGATAGTCCTACATTTTCTCCTTTAGCTGCGATTTTAGCATTACAGACTTCAATGATTTTTGCTTTAATTGCTTTTTCCATCAAACTGAGTTAAAAAATGAAGGTACTTATTTAAAATCTAGATACAAATTTGGTTCATTTTATACTCATTTTAATCTAGTTTGATTAATCATAAAAATTTGAATTTTATCTGTTTAGGTATAAAAAGTCCTATTTTTTCAATTCAATTTATAATTCTGTTAAAGTATTTATAAACAGTATGTTGTGATAATTTTTTGTTGCTTGATAGTATAACTTTGAGATAAAGCTTTACTATGAAAACAATACTATATCTACTTGTGTCAACCACTTTGTTTGTTAGTTGTAAAAGCAAAAAAAGTGTATCTGAAAATTCTAAAGAAAAATGGCGCAATACGGGCTCATCGATTGTTGAAACTGCAATTGGTCCTTTAGAATTGGTAGCTCCTTATTCTTCTGAATCTGTTACGAAAAACAGCAAGGTGATTTCTTGGCCGTCTAATAAACTACCTAAGGCTCCAGAGGGATTTGAAGTACAGCGATTTGCTGAAAGATTAGAGCACCCTAGGTGGACATACGTAGCACCTAACAATGATATTTTTGTAGCGGAATCTAACACTAAAAATAGTGCCAATAGAATTACTTTGTTAAGAGATACTGATATGGATGGTGAAGTAGATGAGCGGCATGTGTTCAAAGAGGGACTCAACCAAAACTTAGGTATGCTGGTATTAAACGATTTCTTTTATATAGCCAATACAGATGGTCTTTATCGTTATGCCTATGAGGAAGGTCAAACTACCTTAGAAGGAGAAGGTGAAAAAATCGTAGCATTGTCTGCAAGTGGTTATAATAATCATTGGACGCGTAATGTGATTACGAATAAAGAAGAAAATAAACTATATATATCGGTGGGATCTGCAAGTAATGTTGGTGAGCAAGGTATGGAGAAAGAAAAAAGACGGGCAGCTATTTTAGAGGTAAATGTAGATGGGTCGGGTGAGGTTATTTACGCAAGCGGAATTCGAAATCCGGTGGGTATGGACTGGAACCCGGTTACTGGTGAGTTGTGGACAGCGGTTAATGAACGTGACAAGATTGGAAATAATTTAGTGCCAGATTACCTGACCAGTGTTAAAAAAGGTGGTTGGTACGGATGGCCTTATAGCTATTATGGAAGTATAAATGATCCAAGGTGGGAAGATGATCCTCATCAGAATCTTGTTGATATGACCATTATTCCCGATGTTCCTTTAGGGAGCCATACTGCATCTCTTGGTCTAACTTTTTATACCGATTCTCAATTTCCAGAGGAATATAAAAATGGTGCTTTTGTAGGTCAACATGGATCATGGAACCGAGCTGTTTTTTCAGGATATAAAGTTGTGTTCGTTCCTTTCCAAGACGGGAAGCCCCAAAA includes:
- the gloA2 gene encoding SMU1112c/YaeR family gloxylase I-like metalloprotein, whose translation is MNKVHHTAIICSNYEISKQFYIDVLGLEIIREVYREERQSYKLDLALNGEYIIELFSFPNPPQRPSRPEACGLRHVAFEVDDLELIIAHCKNNNVIAEPIRVDEFTNKRFTFISDPDDLPIEFYEK
- a CDS encoding DUF6500 family protein: MEKAIKAKIIEVCNAKIAAKGENVGLSFYAFFKNKNDNPELLMEVAQWWILEHKLDHFEKAVKIKEMVESLN
- a CDS encoding PQQ-dependent sugar dehydrogenase, with the protein product MKTILYLLVSTTLFVSCKSKKSVSENSKEKWRNTGSSIVETAIGPLELVAPYSSESVTKNSKVISWPSNKLPKAPEGFEVQRFAERLEHPRWTYVAPNNDIFVAESNTKNSANRITLLRDTDMDGEVDERHVFKEGLNQNLGMLVLNDFFYIANTDGLYRYAYEEGQTTLEGEGEKIVALSASGYNNHWTRNVITNKEENKLYISVGSASNVGEQGMEKEKRRAAILEVNVDGSGEVIYASGIRNPVGMDWNPVTGELWTAVNERDKIGNNLVPDYLTSVKKGGWYGWPYSYYGSINDPRWEDDPHQNLVDMTIIPDVPLGSHTASLGLTFYTDSQFPEEYKNGAFVGQHGSWNRAVFSGYKVVFVPFQDGKPQKPVDFLTDFIADEEAGEVYGRPVGVTVAPDGSLLVNDDDGGVIWRVSAIK